The following coding sequences are from one Solea solea chromosome 4, fSolSol10.1, whole genome shotgun sequence window:
- the spag7 gene encoding sperm-associated antigen 7 homolog, translating into MADILGSILKSMEKPPTVGDQESRRKAREQAARLKKMEEDEKRKKAEFRKKMEKEVSDFIQDSTQQKRKYNPMGKIERSILHDVAEVAGLTSFSFGEDEESRYVMLFKKEFAPSDEELEAYRKGEEWDPKLAEQRRRLKEQAALEIAASSETKKLETPNSNYRDKYSHLIGTSAAKDAAHTLEANSTYGCVPVANKRDTRSIEQAMNEIRAKKRQKRENDTAAHNSGS; encoded by the exons ATGGCGGACATCCTAGGTTCAATCTTAAAATCGATGGAGAAGCCTCCAACTGTCGGCGACCAGGAGAGCCGACGAAAGGCTCGAG AACAAGCAGCGAGACtgaagaagatggaggaggatgagaagagaaagaaagcagaGTTCAGGAAAAAG ATGGAGAAAGAAGTATCAGATTTCATCCAAGACAGCACACAACAGAAACGAAAATACAACCCAATGGGCAAGATTGAGAGGAGTATATT GCACGATGTTGCAGAAGTAGCTGGGCtgacttctttctcttttgGGGAGGACGAGGAGAGTCGCTACGTCATGCTTTTCAAGAag GAGTTTGCACCATCGGATGAGGAGCTTGAGGCTTATCGCAAAGGAGAGGAGTGGGATCCCAAGCTGGCAGAACAACGGCGAAGACTAAAA GAGCAAGCTGCTTTGGAAATAGCAGCATCCAGTGAGACAAAGAAGTTAGAAACTCCCAACTCCAACTACAGAGACAAGTACAGTCACCTGATCGGCACCTCAGCTGCAAAAGACGCAGCACATACACTGGAGGCAAACAGCACTTATGGCTGTG TTCCTGTGGCCAATAAGAGGGACACTCGCTCCATAGAGCAGGCCATGAATGaaatcagagcaaagaaacgacAGAAGCGAGAAAACGACACAGCAGCACATAACAGCGGCTCTTGA